One genomic segment of Balneolaceae bacterium includes these proteins:
- a CDS encoding carbon-nitrogen hydrolase family protein, producing the protein MTKTIKVAAAQLSPVFLDKKKTVEKACSAILEAGKHGAKLIVFPEAFISGYPDWVWLIPNSKGADLNELYIKLVEHAVSVPDQATDQLCKAAKKAGIHVVMGMNERNSETSGASLYNSLLFISDQGEILGKHRKLIPTGGERLIWAQGKGDTLRSYDTSAGKLAGLICWENYMPLARTAIYESGAQILASPTWDKSPNWLQSMQHIAREGGLFVISTCMALRMDDIPEQYEFKTLYPEGREWINTGNSCIIAPNGKFLAGPLEAEEGILYADIDLQQIIAAKRMFDVAGHYARPDVFNFSVNE; encoded by the coding sequence ATGACAAAAACCATTAAAGTAGCCGCCGCACAACTTTCGCCGGTTTTCCTGGATAAGAAAAAAACAGTCGAGAAAGCGTGTTCAGCAATATTGGAAGCCGGTAAACATGGGGCGAAACTGATTGTATTTCCAGAAGCCTTTATATCGGGTTACCCGGATTGGGTGTGGCTGATCCCAAACAGCAAGGGAGCCGATCTGAATGAGCTCTATATAAAGCTGGTTGAACATGCCGTTTCTGTCCCTGATCAAGCAACAGATCAGCTTTGCAAGGCCGCAAAAAAAGCGGGCATCCATGTGGTGATGGGCATGAATGAGCGGAACTCTGAAACCAGCGGGGCAAGCCTGTACAACAGCCTGTTGTTTATCAGCGATCAGGGTGAAATTTTGGGCAAACACCGCAAGCTGATTCCCACCGGCGGCGAGCGGCTGATCTGGGCGCAGGGAAAGGGAGATACGCTGCGATCTTACGACACCTCAGCCGGAAAACTGGCCGGGCTGATCTGCTGGGAAAACTACATGCCCCTGGCGCGGACGGCCATTTATGAAAGCGGAGCTCAAATACTGGCCTCCCCCACGTGGGATAAAAGCCCCAACTGGCTTCAATCCATGCAGCACATCGCACGGGAAGGCGGTCTGTTTGTCATCAGCACCTGCATGGCCCTGCGAATGGATGATATCCCGGAGCAGTACGAATTTAAAACCCTCTATCCCGAGGGACGTGAATGGATTAATACTGGCAATAGCTGCATTATAGCGCCGAACGGAAAATTTTTGGCAGGCCCTCTGGAAGCGGAAGAAGGCATACTCTATGCAGACATTGACCTGCAACAGATTATCGCAGCCAAGCGCATGTTCGACGTGGCCGGACACTACGCCAGGCCGGATGTGTTTAATTTTTCTGTGAATGAGTAA